The genomic interval TTTAACTTTGTCGGTGACCTGCGCCAGGGCAGTAATAACAGCAAGCAGTACAATTATAATTTCAATGTCGCGCATATGCTTCGGAGAGCAATGTGTAGAAGTATTAGTTTTATAAGTAATGAAAATTATCTGCTTATAGGCAGATGGTTGTTATGAAATGGTTGGAAACCAGAGAACAAGATAAGGGTTCTGAGTTACTTTATAAAACTCAGTTATCAGTCTCTTTTAAAGAAACTATGTATAGGTATGCAAGCTATTAATTTTAACAGTATAAAACAAAAGCGGCAGATGAATGATCACCTGCCGCTTTTTTGTGAAAATATTGTATGCTTATGCTTTTACCTTCACTGGTTTCAGCTTAATAATACGAACCATATGTAAAAATTTAATGACAGGATATACCGGATCAAACTCAAACCATTTGGCACCGAAGTTCACCCGGTTCGGCAATTTGTGATGGTTATTCTGGAACAGTTCGCCCAGCATCAGCACATCAAATACCAGAGAGTTTTTAGATTTATCGTGGTTATCAAAGTTGGCATAGCCATATTTATGTCCGCTCCAGTTTACAATCGCTCCGTGTACTGGTCCCATCAGGAAGTGAACCGGAAGCAGAAAGAAGAAAGCCCAGTGCATATCAGCATACAGGTAACAAAGTACATACACCAATACATAAAAAGTACCCCAGGCAATTCTTGAAATATAGGAATCACCTATTTTTTCCATTCTTTCCCATACCGGATAATCCCTGTCGAACTGTGGGTCCGGATCAACAGTGCCTTTGGCAAACCCGTTATAAATATCTTTTGTCTCCCACATCATCGTAAACAGATTTTCTGTGTGATGAGGAGAATGAGGGTCTTTATCTGTATCGCTGTAGGCATGGTGCATGCGGTGCAGAATGGCATATGCCCTTGGACTTAGATAAGAAGATCCTTGTGTAGCATAGGTGAGAAAAAAGAAAAACTTTTCCCAGAAAGGATTCATCGTAAACATCTTGTGTGCCGAATAGCGGTGCAGAAAGAAAGTCTGGCAGAACAGAGATAAATACCAGTGGGCAAAGAAGAAAACTAAAATAATCACGTATTAATAAATTTAGGTTAAAATTAGAACTTATATAGGTTAAGAAGCTGTGAAGCTAAAATGTTTACGGAATTGAGGAAATTTTTGTCAACTATTGTATGAGAAAAATTTTACGGCTGTTACGCAAAGTAAATAAATAATTATTTAATTGAAAAATAAGTTCAGAAAAGCCCGAAAACTATTGAAAATTTATATATAATTGGCTGACTGTGCGACTGTTGTTTAGTAAATATGGCTTACACAATTATGCTGTAACTACTCGGTTTTTTGATAAAAAAAGTATCCGGAATTACACAAACTTAATAATTGGTAAGAGCGAAATACAGCAGATTAGCTCCCATTTTTAAAGCTTCCTGGCGTTTTTCTTCAGGATCGTTATGCACCGACTGGTCTTCCCATCCGTTGCCTAAGTCTGT from Rhodocytophaga rosea carries:
- a CDS encoding acyl-CoA desaturase, producing the protein MIILVFFFAHWYLSLFCQTFFLHRYSAHKMFTMNPFWEKFFFFLTYATQGSSYLSPRAYAILHRMHHAYSDTDKDPHSPHHTENLFTMMWETKDIYNGFAKGTVDPDPQFDRDYPVWERMEKIGDSYISRIAWGTFYVLVYVLCYLYADMHWAFFFLLPVHFLMGPVHGAIVNWSGHKYGYANFDNHDKSKNSLVFDVLMLGELFQNNHHKLPNRVNFGAKWFEFDPVYPVIKFLHMVRIIKLKPVKVKA